A window of Ipomoea triloba cultivar NCNSP0323 chromosome 2, ASM357664v1 contains these coding sequences:
- the LOC116010574 gene encoding agmatine deiminase-like — protein MDLKGKPIDHGYRMPAEWEPHSQCWIGWPERPDNWRDNAVHAQRVFASVAQAISRFEHVTVCASSAQWNNARDQLPKHIRVVEMSMNDSWFRDSGPTFVIRKGAESSQNLEPSVAGIDWTFNSWGGIEDGCYADWSQDLLVARKILSIERSPRFPQTMILEGGSIHVDGEGTCLTTEECLLNKNRNPDMTKEEIESELKAYLGVSKIIWLPRGLYGDDDTNGHIDSMCSFVKPGVVLLSWTDDKCDPQH, from the exons ATGGACTTGAAGGGAAAGCCGATTGACCATGGCTATCGCATGCCTGCTGAGTGGGAGCCCCATTCCCAGTGCTGGATCGGCTGGCCA GAACGCCCAGATAACTGGAGGGACAATGCTGTGCATGCTCAACGTGTATTTGCTAGTGTAGCACAGGCTATCTCAAGATTTGAACATGTTACTGTTTGTGCTAGTTCCGCTCAG TGGAACAACGCACGTGATCAGTTACCAAAACATATCAGGGTTGTTGAGATGAGCATGAATGATTCTTGGTTTCGTGATTCTGGTCCAACT TTTGTTATCAGAAAAGGTGCAGAAAGCTCTCAAAATCTTGAGCCAAGTGTTGCAGGGATTGACTGGACCTTCAATAGCTGGGGAG GAATCGAAGATGGATGTTATGCAGACTGGAGTCAGGACCTTCTTGTTGCAAGGAAG ATTTTGAGCATTGAAAGGTCCCCAAGGTTCCCTCAGACTATGATTCTTGAAGGTGGAAGCATTCACGTTGATGGAGAAG GTACTTGCCTCACCACAGAAGAATGTCTCTTGAATAAAAACAGGAATCCTGATATGACAAAGGAAGAAATTGAGAGTGAACTTAAAGCATATCTTGGAGTCAGCAAGATTATTTGGTTACCTCGTGGGTTATATG GTGATGATGATACAAATGGTCATATAGATAGCATGTGCAGTTTTGTGAAGCCTGGTGTCGTTTTATTGTCTTGGACTGATGACAAGTGTGACCCTCAGCATTAA
- the LOC116009904 gene encoding probable acyl-activating enzyme 17, peroxisomal, which translates to MPESSNNHAHQKPKNAMAAVEYKGLTSITLSDIEALGVDTGVAIDLLQKLAGIVSDYGAATPQTWQRISQDVLAPDLPFSLHQMMYYGCYKDFGPDPPAWLPDPGCAMLTNVGKLLEKRGKELLGSKYKDPISSFSDFQEFSVSNPEVYWKTVLDEMNVSFSILPECILREDQSHPGGQWLPGAHLNPARHCLSPNRDRNLNDIVLIWRNEGDDEAPVEKMTLKELRSEVWAVAHALETLGLSKGSAIAIDMPMDVYSVVVYLAIVLAGYVVVSIADSFSPNEISTRLKISKAKAIFTQDFVVRGKKRIPLYSRVVDAQSPMAIVIPSRASALSTKLRYGDISWQDFLARTKESKEVQFDSVEQPVEAITNILFSSGTTGTPKAIPMTGITPFKAAADGWCHMDIRKGDIVAWPTNLGWMMGPWLVYASLLNGASMALYNGSPLSSGFAKFIQDAKVTMLGVIPSIVRTWKTTNCTAGFDWSTIRCFGSTGEASSVDEYLWLMGRARYKPVIEYCGGTEIGGGFVTGSLLQPQALAAFSTAAMGCSLFILGEDGLPITSDAPGIGELALGPLIFGASSTVLNADHYKIYFKGMPIWNGKRLRRHGDVFERTCGGYYRAHGRADDTMNLGGIKVSSLEIERICNAVDDNILETAAIGVPPVGGGPEKLVIVVVFKDSDKSKQNLGALMTSFNSSLQKKLNPLFKVSNVVTLPSLPRTATNKVMRRVLRQQFSQAGRGSRL; encoded by the exons ATGCCTGAATCGTCCAACAATCATGCACACCAGAAACCGAAGAACGCAATGGCTGCTGTTGAGTACAAGGGCCTCACTTCAATCACCCTCTCAGACATCGAAGCCCTCGGAGTGGACACCGGAGTCGCCATCGATCTTCTCCAAAAGCTCGCCGGAATCGTGAGTGATTACGGCGCTGCCACTCCCCAGACATGGCAGCGAATCTCCCAAGACGTGCTCGCCCCGGACCTTCCTTTCTCTTTGCATCAGATGATGTATTACGGCTGCTACAAGGATTTCGGACCGGACCCTCCCGCTTGGTTACCCGACCC GGGTTGTGCAATGCTGACTAATGTTGGCAAGTTACTAGAGAAGCGGGGAAAGGAGTTGTTGGGATCAAAATATAAAGACCCAATCTCAAGCTTTTCTGATTTTCAGGAGTTTTCTGTCTCAAACCCAGAG GTCTACTGGAAAACTGTGTTGGATGAGATGAATGTTTCATTTTCAATTCTGCCTGAATGTATTTTACGTGAGGATCAGTCTCATCCAGGTGGACAATGGCTTCCTGGGGCACACTTGAATCCTGCAAGGCATTGTCTCAGTCCAAATAGAGACAGGAATTTAAATGATATAGTTCTTATATGGCGTAATGAAGGAGATGATGAAGCACCTGTTGAAAAAATGACTCTTAAGGAGCTACGTTCAGAGGTTTG GGCTGTTGCACATGCTCTTGAAACATTGGGATTGAGTAAAGGTTCTGCTATTGCTATCGATATGCCAATGGATGTCTATTCTGTGGTGGTATACTTGGCTATTGTTCTTGCTGGCTATGTAGTTGTGTCAATTGCTGATAGTTTTTCCCCAAATGAAATATCTACAAGGCTCAAAATATCAAAAGCGAAAGCAATTTTTACTCAG GATTTTGTTGTCCGTGGTAAGAAAAGAATACCCCTGTACAG TCGAGTTGTTGATGCTCAGTCACCGATGGCAATTGTAATTCCCAGTAGAGCCTCTGCTTTGAGCACAAAATTACGTTATGGTGACATTTCTTGGCAAGATTTTCTCGCAAGAACAAAAGAATCCAA AGAAGTCCAGTTTGATTCTGTAGAACAACCAGTTGAAGCAATAACAAATATTCTTTTCTCCTCTGGAACAACAg GAACGCCAAAAGCAATTCCAATGACTGGTATAACACCTTTCAAAGCTGCAGCTGATGGATGGTGCCACATGGATATCCGCAAAGGTGATATAGTTGCTTGGCCCACTAATTTAGGATGGATGATGGGACCTTGGTTGGTTTATGCTTCATTGTTGAATGGGGCATCCATGGCCTTGTATAATGGATCTCCTCTCAGTTCTGGATTTGCCAAGTTTATACAG GATGCTAAAGTAACTATGCTGGGAGTGATCCCAAGTATCGTTAGGACATGGAAAACTACAAATTGTACTGCTGGCTTTGATTGGTCAACCATACG TTGCTTTGGCTCCACCGGTGAGGCATCCAGCGTGGATGAATACCTCTGGCTCATGGGAAGAGCTCGATACAAACCTGTGATTGAGTATTGTGGCGGTACAGAGATCGGTGGTGGCTTTGTAACTGGTTCACTGTTGCAGCCCCAAGCTTTGGCTGCATTTAGCACAGCAGCTATGGGCTGTAGTCTCTTCATTCTTGGCGAGGATGGACTTCCTATT ACTTCAGATGCTCCAGGAATTGGTGAATTGGCACTTGGACCCCTAATATTTGGAGCATCAAGCACAGTTCTGAATGCAGACCACTATAAGATATACTTCAAAGGAATGCCTATCTGGAATGGAAAG AGACTGAGAAGGCATGGAGACGTCTTTGAGCGAACTTGTGGAGGGTATTATCGTGCACATGGTCGAGCAGATGATACTATGAATCTTGGGGGTATCAAG GTAAGCTCGCTTGAGATTGAGCGCATTTGTAATGCAGTGGACGATAATATTCTCGAGACTGCTGCCATTGGGGTGCCACCCGTGGGAGGCGGGCCGGAGAAGTTGGTAATTGTTGTTGTCTTCAAAGATTCAGATAAATCGAAGCAAAACTTGGGTGCATTGATGACTTCGTTCAACTCGTCTCTGCAGAAGAAACTGAATCCGCTATTCAAG GTTTCCAACGTTGTAACACTTCCTTCACTTCCAAGAACTGCAACAAATAAGGTCATGAGAAGAGTTCTGAGACAGCAGTTTTCTCAAGCTGGTCGGGGTTCAAGATTGTAG
- the LOC116011418 gene encoding calcium sensing receptor, chloroplastic — protein MAMAVTVRASATAKPPLPPPQSPPAPKTPSLAKLPSKPYSTTKSSLLSLSTSTVSIFALFNAPIYEAKALSFPKEEIVSSITQVESTINQVQQLGLSVFDTAQRVIGPVVEFVKPGVDVALPILKQATDEAVKVASPVVSDASKKAQEAIQGSGFDTEPVLTAAKTVADAAQQTSKVIEGAKPIASTTVESILSADPTLIVGTGGALFIAYLLIPPIFSVISSTLRGYKGELTPAQTLDLMSTKNYNLIDIRSETDKSKAGVPRLPSNAKNKMISIPLEDLPNKVRSLVKNPKKVQAELVAVKISYLKKINKGSNIVILDSYADSSKTVARTLTSLGFKNCWIVTDGFSGSKGWLQSRLGTDSYFLSAAEVLSPSRIIPAATRRFGTTGTAKLLPGGTD, from the exons ATGGCAATGGCCGTGACTGTGAGAGCTTCCGCCACCGCAAAACCACCACTTCCTCCGCCGCAGTCTCCACCTGCACCCAAAACCCCTTCTCTCGCTAAACTGCCATCGAAACCATACTCCACTACCAAGTCTTCATTGCTGTCTCTCTCGACTTCGACTGTCTCCATCTTCGCTCTCTTCAATGCTCCTATCTATGAAGCTAAAGCTCTCAGCTTTCCCAAAGAAGAAATAGTCTCCTCCATCACCCAG GTGGAGTCTACGATCAATCAAGTGCAACAATTGGGTTTGAGTGTTTTTGATACTGCTCAGAGGGTGATAGGGCCAGTTGTTGAGTTTGTGAAGCCTGGCGTTGATgtggcattgccaattttaaaGCAGGCTACAGATGAGGCAGTCAAGGTTGCTTCTCCTGTAGTTTCTGATGCCTCCAAGAAAGCACAAGAGGCAATTCAAGGCTCTGGCTTTGACACTGAACCCGTGCTAACTGCTGCCAAG ACAGTTGCTGATGCAGCACAGCAGACCTCCAAGGTGATTGAAGGTGCCAAACCTATAGCTTCAACAACGGTTGAATCCATCTTATCTGCAGACCCAACGCTCATTGTGGGGACTGGTGGGGCATTATTCATTGCATATCTCCTCATTCCACCCATCTTTTCAGTCATCTCTTCGACCCTTCGTGGTTACAAGG GTGAGCTCACTCCTGCTCAAACTCTGGATCTGATGTCTACCAAGAATTACAATCTGATTGATATTAGGTCAGAGACAGACAAGAGCAAGGCTGGAGTTCCTCGCCTTCCATCTAATGCTAAAAATAAGATGATTTCTATCCC TTTGGAAGATTTACCAAATAAGGTAAGGAGCCTTGTGAAAAATCCCAAGAAAGTACAAGCTGAATTGGTAGCTGTGAAAATATCATATCTGAAGAAAATCAACAAGGGATCCAATATTGTTATCCTCGACTC GTACGCGGATTCATCTAAGACAGTGGCGAGAACCCTGACGAGCCTGGGATTCAAGAATTGCTGGATCGTGACCGATGGCTTCTCTGGAAGCAAAGGGTGGCTGCAGAGCCGGCTAGGCACAGATTCATACTTCCTCTCCGCCGCTGAAGTTTTGTCTCCATCGCGCATTATTCCTGCAGCAACGAGGCGTTTTGGCACAACAGGAACTGCGAAATTGCTGCCGGGGGGTACTGATTAA